Below is a window of Perca fluviatilis chromosome 14, GENO_Pfluv_1.0, whole genome shotgun sequence DNA.
CCCGCGAATGGCTAGAGCGAGCTGCTACCACTGAAGTCTATGATCGTTTCTGTACACAGTCTGGAacctttacatttaaaaaaaaatatacatatatatatatatatatatatatatatatatatatatatatatatatatatatatatatatatatatatatatatatatatatatatatatatatatgtgtatgtatatgggACGGGGAAAACACTTCCGGAACCAGAGCTGTTCATGAAGTGgccggtcactgttgagctttAGATGAGTGGATAGGCTGCAGTATATTTATTAGGGCGATGCTTCTTTATAATCTGGTACCAAACGACCaaacaaattaatttaaaatgccCCGCCTTAAATATACTGTGCGTCACTGATAATGGCTTTCTATCTATTAAAGCCGCTATGTGTGGAACCTGTATGGGATTAGAGCACCTAATCATTAAACTACTCTGATGTCATAGGTGCTGGCGTGGTAATAAGCTGTCCACCAGATTCTGAGATGTTCTACACGTAGCGGCTTTACTTCCACATGCAGTCCTTTAAAATGATGATCTTGGGAGTGATGGCAATCTAACAGCTAACAAATGCTAATCCTGCGGGAGACGCTCCCACCCACCTCCCTGCCCCTTGTTCTTATCCTTGCCACCAATGTCATTGTTGGGGTCCAAGGCGTCAGCCAGGTCAAAGTCATCAGCAGCTGTAGAGTCAGAAGTTCCGGGGTCAAtgtttttgcaaaataaaaagcaaatgcaggagttaaaaaaaaaacataacagtaTAGCATATAAACTGAGAGGGTAATAACAACTCAAATTCAAAAGACCATTCCAGTAATGTATGCTGTCACGTGTGAGCAAGCTAACGCTTGATATAAGGTGTCGGTTACCTCCTTAATAATTCAACGAACATTTATAGCACAACTCCCACACCATGTTCAAACTGAGCTACGCCTAGCAACAGGCTGCTcgtacttaaagggtaactgtTGTAACCTGGTCCCTATTTTCCCGTGCATTGGTGTCTAattgactaatgtgaacaaaaatctttgaaattagtCCAGTACTACgcaagaacgctgtaaccggcagctgCAATTCgacctatggggcaaatgtgcatcgtcaatttccGTCCGTTCCATCTTCCGtttttttgccgctgacaggctcagattattattctaagtgtctgacaatatTATGggaaggatccctacagatatagacctttttgttaaagagtaagatcctttttgtatGACCAGAAACTGCAAattgccaaacccaccagactccatgtaaataatcaggacttttggcgtgtatagagccagcatatttccacatgtaaatgggtgaattaaaggtttatttaaaccaaaccagagtggtgactGAATAAGCAACTGCTTTATTGATtagaacagtggaaagacgaacAGCGAtggtttttatttagtttctgtccactttgaatgaagtgttttacgatgataaaattactgcttatttaaatggagtctggtgagtttggtaATTTGGGCTGTTtcttgttaaacaaaaaggatcttactccttaacaaaaaggtctatctatGTAGGGAtcttttccataatgttgtcagacacttacataataataatagctcTTTTAGTGGATGCAAACTAAAGGTGCGCAATTGCTCGTTAACATTACATTGCCGACTGCAGCAATCTTGGATTCATTTCAAAAATGGTTACCCCTTAATAGAGCTGTACGTGttgcatactgtacatgtattcaatttattttattcatattgtTCCATAATGTGCATTCCCACTGCTTCTGCTTTGTCATTTTTCCAGCCACTGTTAAGCTACTGCCAATGAAACTCTGCACTTCCTGCACatatttcacattaaaagcctaCCACGAAATGGGGGAGGTATTCCATTTGAGGAGgctttttaatgttaaatatcTGTGCAGCGACAGTAGCTTAACAcctgatttaaaaacaaatatagaaATGGAAAAAATGGAAATTCATGACTAAAATGAATTAGAGAGTGAGAGCAGTTCTCATATAAAAAGGAGGAGGATCCAGACTGCAGGTAAACGTGGAAGAAGGGTTGAATCTGGATTAACCGCAAATACAAACAGAAGCAGCTCAAGGTAATATAAAGCAGGGCAAATTTGAAATAAAGGCAAAGTGCTTGTAATAAAGACCTGGTGCTCTCTGCAGTTGAGGTGCTGGCCTCAGGAGGAACGCTGGCTATAAACACAGAGGAAGCTGCAGTCTCTCACCTGGCTTGGGTTTGGGCTTGACTGGGGCCTTGGTACCTGTGGGGGCTTTCGGCACAACCTTGGGTGGGACTTtggtggtagtggtggtggtggtgccaACGACATCGACTCCATCCTCCAGATTAAAATCTACACACAACATTGAAttattagtcttgcattgccagacctatctccacagcgttgcggagtaaggtctggctacaccacagatgcattgtgggattagggttgggtaccgaaacccagttccactatggaaccagTTCCTACGCgaaccggattagaacgcaaatttcggttcctcatttcggttcctcatttcggttccacttaatgtgtcgactgaaatactttccctctgttgctccgaaacagacgtaaaaatatcacactttctctgtagtctaccgttagctagctaccgttaaatgtaggctacttttaaaatggcatattttccctctgggctcaccaaaacggacgtaaagcctttctttgatgtcacttttcagtttttcaagaatcggtttaggaatctcAAGTACCGGTTCGACATCGGAATCGGAAAAATccaaatgatacccaaccctacaggGGAGCTGCAGTGGGAggacttaaaacaaaaaaatttaaataactgTCGCAGGGTTTTTTCGGCAGTCCTGCTCCACTGTTCCTCAAATCATATAAAAGCATTTTGTTCAGTGGTTTCCAGTAGTTCATACCAGGAGAAATGATCCTGGTTAAGATGCTGTTGTATTACATCATAAGATATCATTATTATAGAATGAAATGATCAGTGTATGGAGTAGCTGCTGTGGTTCTTACCTCCTCCCGTTCCTCCAGCAGGCTCGGCTGGCTTTGCTGGCTTTGGTGGGGGGGTCGCTGTTGTGAGAGTGAAAGATGAATTATGAACTATATCTATATAATCATTAGGGCTGTCAACGGGGGCAAGGGGAATTCAGAAagtggatttattttatttttttctgaatttgTGACCATTGAGAAATTTATACTGACATTTAGGTTTTTAACGTGTAAAACCAAGAATGaccatattttaaatttcaaagAGGTGATTTGAGAACAAATAAATTCAGATCAGACATGGTcttcaaagtaaaatatttctgttttcaATATTTCCATATTAAGTATTAAGTTCAAAGAGGTATGTCTCCTATCCGCTTCCATTCTgccccccgtccacagcaggacattgctaAGCTTCCGTGTCGCTATttctgcctgcttctccaaactgggggggggggcgtgccgaccgccatctactgtagctaacagctagctcAGACAACCACACTTCAAAATATATCGGTCGGTACTTTCCGTTAAACATTTAAACGGCTGAATGGAGTTTTATTGTACTTACGTGGTCCACTGTCGTCATCGTTATCCAGAGCATCGGACAGGTCAAAGTCCTGAGACAGGACTACAGTCCAGAGAAGACacagggacagacagaggaagCAGACACGTTACACTGAATCTGACACATGAAACCCAAAAGGATACTCCCAAAtaaggctgggcaatatatcaatattatatcgatatcgtgatatgagactagatatcgtctttgattttggatatcgtaatatcgtgatataacataagtgttgtcttttcctggttttaaaggctgcattacagtaaagtgatgtacttttcagaacttaccagactgttctagctgttgtattatttgccttttccccacttagacagtatgtccacattactgatgattatttatctaaaatccaAGTGTGAAGATTTTTTGTTAAAgccccaattgtcaaccctacaatatcgccgcaatgtcgatatcgaggtatttggtcaagaatatcgtgatatctgattttctccatatcgcccagccctagtctcaAACATGTACTttaggtagggctgggcaatatattgataagATATCGACATCGATGTATGAGGCTGGATatcgggccctattttaacgatcgaagcgcacggcgtgaagcgcctggcgcaggtgcgttcagagcgtgtacgaatccacttttgctagtttgacagcAGAAAAAAAGGTCCGTGCGCCGgttgcatggttcaaaagggttgttctcagtgtcttcattaattcatcaGTGTGTTTTGAACGTAACAtgaaataaaccaatcagagtgtcgtcccaggtgcgtttggaccttggcgcattgctattatgatggaggatttgcaccataataattttatttgtaatcttctgcatgtgtgtgctgctgtgcgtcactgtgtgtgtaacaagcatagtgtgtgtaacaagcatagtgcgcgcgctgtgcataaacctaggcacattttactaatttgctgttaaaataacaatgaaatgctgcgctattgactttagaccagctttttgttggtcaatggcacaatcacttcccgctgcctcaagatagcaatacgcccagaatgcacctgaacccaccgccctgtaagaccagcaagcccatgggcgcaaagatgggcgcaggtacatttgctatttaaacgatgtGGGCGCTGGAttggaaattgacaactgcgtcggtctttaAAAGGTCCGTGTTTTCTCTCATATCTGCAATGTTATAATGTTCGATTTTTGTGACCAAAACTTATAAAcaatgaggtaaacgtattttagacaaatccccgtgagctaaaacgttcagatgTCCAACTATTCTGAACgctccggtttcaacagttttttctactctcggctaCGTGTTACGAATCTCTAAGCcgccttctatgattggtcatctgctccaggtaggcaggactggagtttttattttataagccattgcggtgttaacattgtcccatgtagctacatgctaacggcagtaaaagatctcatcttggctgccagtgtcgttaaattctccccaattccgggtcacattactgctgaaacatgtctgattgggttcagaagcctttatctgtgtTTCTTGATGGTAGAAAGGGCTGCTTCGTTCCATTaccatctaacgttagcatactgctaacttttaagtagctacatgctaatgcGACATAGCTGTAATCTCGGCCAatgctggtcatttctcccTAAATTCTGATTGctttactgctgggacatgtccggttgtgtaatatttggtttagaagcctttgttggtgatttttcacagtacaaagtcctgctatatactccgttgcagtagctccagATCTGGAGATTCCAGGAAGcgtgctgaccaatcagagcagactgggctttggCGGGAgggggcagtatgagaaaaataaagtgttttttttaacattaaagcatgtagacatgttctagtacaaacacaaaatgctatataatagttgccctttaaactagcaaagacacttgtgttgggctttgcgctgcaagatagggcccatcgtcttagattttggatatcgtaatatcgtgatatggcataagtgttgtcttttcctggttttaaaggctccattacagtaaagtgatgtcattttctgaacttaccagactgttctagctgttctattatttgcctttacacacttagtcattatatccacattattggtgattgtcaaaactctcattgtgttaacattttgtgaaagcaccaatggtcaacgctacaatatcACCAAACCAATGTATTTGGGtaaaaaaatatcgtgatatttgattttttttccatatcgccccAGCTCGAACTTTAGGAATGTGGAAACTGCTCTctttgatttaatttttttttaaattatttgtagAGGTGCGACCATTTCAGTGATCAGTGTCCCAGGCCCTGCGGGTGTTACTGAgtcacacagagacaaaacCCCCCCCTGCCCTGGTGCCAAACTGGGCCCATGGGGCACTAATCCGCTAGTGTTGTCTGTATTTCAGAACAGAGATCATTTACCAGACAGGAAACAAAAGCAGAGACAAACAAAcacgtggtgtgtgtgtgtgtgtgtgtgtgtgtgtgtgtgtgtgtgtgtgtgtgtgtgtgtgtgtgtgtgtgtgtgtgtgtgtgtgtgtcacaataTCCAGGTTTCAACATGCAGCCGCAGTAAAGGACTTTAACATATACAGTACCATATCCTTGCGAAGACCCACAAATATACTATTGATATACATTagacaaaaaatgtaaagataATTGTAAGCAGTGTTAATGAAGAAAGACGAGATTAAACGGCAAATCTACAAGAATAtaaagtatacagtatacactCCAGCAGCTAATTGTGATGTATGCTGTCATTGTTCCTTCACTCTGCTCTATCCTTCTATATCTATTTTTGGAATCtggtctttttttcttgttctgCTGTCACACCTCATTGCCCTGGGAATCAATTCTGATTTTATGGCgtcgtcttgggctttggaGAACAAAACCcaaacatttttcaccattttctgacatttttttttattgaccaaATAACTAAGCGATGAATCGACTAGGAAAAAaatagttagttgcagccctatccGATTCTCGGCCAGATCAAATCTTCACCTAACCCGACTAACTCTAATATTAACATTAAGattaagatttatttttaaaggatacTTAAACTACCTGGCATATGCATGTTCAATATtatgcctaaacccaacccacCGGCTTGGGGAGCCAAAATGAATTCACATAATTTACATCTCATTTGCATAATTAGCTTCATAGCGTTGCATTTACTAGCCGAACACACTGATTGGGGGAATCATTTTCTGACTGCAGCTTTTCTGTCGGTCCATTTAATAGTGGGTTATGAATATCATGCAGCCCTTTGGAAGAAACAATCCAAATAAGATGCAATCAAATGTCAGCGAGCTCCCTCTGCCTTGCACCTGGCGGTCTGGGTGCTGATCATGTAAGGTGGAGGGGGAGAGAATTTGGGGCGTGAGGACACGTGCTATAATACAGAATGAAATAATTTTGCACTTAAATTATTCACCTTTGAGTGGCTAACTTCCCATACTAATCAGCACTGAGAGTGACCTCATTGTCAGCATGGCATGTGCAGCTGCAAACCAGACAGGCAGACAGCTCGGGATACTGTGGGTGGTGCCACATCACTTTGATCATAATAACTAACATTATATTTTATTGATATAAGCCTACAgatatgttattatattattagctAAAATAACATGGACATGCTGTGACAAATTCTATATAATCGTGTACTAATGTGTAATTACTGAATCTATCACAGCTGGGTAACATCAGCATCAGTAGCCTGATATCTGAAGCTAATGGAGCCACAAAAACCGAATAAAGCTACAATGTTAAAGTATATTACGCGTGTATGTAtaataaaagattttttttttttttgtgagtggACATGTAGGCTAATGACTGGctttctgctctctgtctctttaacGTCTGCTCCCAGGCCGGTAGACCGTTACTCGGCCTTGAATCCGAGTGCGGCAGCGGCACAAAAGGCGAACATGTGGATTTGCTGAGGTGTTTTCGGAACAAAGCCTTACCTtccagcggcagcagcagcgccaGCAGCAGACAGAGCGACCACAGGGAGCGGTTAGCCATGACTCCGGTCTCCACACACACGAACAGCCGGTACAAAGTGGTAATACAGCGGTTAAATAACGGGCCTGTTAACGTTCCGTTTGTCTGTCCTGCAGTTCAGCGCCGTCTCACAGAAAAACCGCATACAAGGCGTTCACTATGGCACCCAGTGACACTCCCACACTGGGCCACTTCCTGCCacacctttcaaaataaaatcctctaCTCAATAAGGAGGCGATGGAGCGCTATAGAACGGAGGACATAACCCACTTGGATAAACTTCTGAAGAGATGGACCCCTGTCTTACTAAAACTGTTTTGAAAGAAGAGAGCGATCCCCCCTACTCCCCcttccccttttttatttttattttattttattttattttattttattttattttattttatttttttttatttttatttttatttttatttttatttttatttttttttttttggttcggTCAGATACTTCATTATCTTACCATGTATGTCTGTGCTGACTGTCTAcgataaattaaaaaatgacttggtaACTTGGTTTTGCCAACAGTAAAAGTGAAGAATGTCAGCAACACTAAAATGATCCTTAACTATTTTAATTGTACACAATAAATATGAAGTTTCAATCACGTCCTGCAATTAAATAGTGCTATCTCCTCAACTCGGACATGTTTAACACGTAAAAACACTCTTTGCTTTGAATATAAATGAGTCCCAGTTCCCTCATATTAGCACTCTGGTCACAGAGGAAACCCTCACAGCTTTTCTAAAAAAAGGAAGGTTGTTTACCGTTGTTGTTAAGGTAGGCCTATTTCCAAAATCCTCAAATATTCTTCCAGCCATCTGGGTGAAAAAATTAATAACTATAGAATTTATTTTAGAGAAAATGATGGTTACCTCTGTGACCCAATTTTATCCTAAAACTTGAGAGGCACAAACtggagtaagtgtgtgtgtgatatgtttttttccacaaaaaaaagttaaattacctcttttttctttttctttttaagattcATTAAGCAAAAGCATCTACTTCTCTCTCTGAAATCTATTGATATGCAAATGCATCATAATATGTGAGTACTGGAGGCTTTAGGTTTCTACATCACATTTGTACAAATTGAATAGGCTACTGGACCCCGATTGGCTTCCAAaatagttgtgatgtcacaaaatcTGTTTGGTACGTCCAGGTTTTAAACTCAGACCTAAGGTGAGCACAgagaaatgcccccccccccccttcagcAGATGTATTGTGAAAACAAAGTCTCCGTAGGCCTATATATCATTCTGCACAGCGAAGCTTAAACATCACAGTGAAAGAAAAACCCATATTTGACTGGAGGGGGACTTTAAATGAAACTGTTGGGATTAATGCTgagttccagacacaatttttagcccgtaagttaacgacttcaagtcacgactcacgacttggtagcgttccaggcaaagtcacgacaaacccttctagctagcattagcgttagccaTAGATATATGGCGACTACCTaccgttgacgttagctagcgctagctgatactagcgatttctagtcggcaacatattttgggcttcattttaTAAACTTAACCTGTAGTAGttacacaatcgtatgtgtattgttttgattacaacatgcggaattactttacgttgcctatttatgtctatttatttatatttctcgTACTGTTTATCACCGgcatctgtacagcatcaacaggggtcgccattgttgtttatgtgtgtgtgacgtcaaaaactgtaactgggagtacaacgagAGTagtaatgctgcgttccagacatagtttttagcccgtaagttactacttcaagtcacgactcacgacttggtagcgttccaggcaaagttaccacaaacccttctagctagcgttagatagtggctacctaacgttgacattagctatctaggttactttacgttgcctatttatgtctatttatttctacttatcactgttaataaacggcgtctgtacagcatcaaattgttgtttatgtgtgtgtgacgtcaaaaactgtaactgggagtacaacgatctggtacgagttcacgggTAGTATGTTAcaggtttgactgccgttccagggttCTTTCACgagtagaaggttgtgaaaacacgagttacgggctgcctggaacgcagcataaattacgggtttgactgccgttcccaGGGTGCGatctacgggggagctagggggagctcggctccccttaataagacatgaaattttggggggtctctaaaaatattgacaatgtgtaattttgacgtgcaatttcagttttgtgtaatgtgatcatcgtggattattatgtgtaaaactgcaaaaatatcattcatgcatgtcggcgatttgaacctaattcacttcaaaaaAGATAACTAtgcatgctattcttgttatgagcatcaaggcgtggcggcgctgcggtgcaaattcaactcatgtttagtacatgttaaaaaatataaacgttggaggccattaatcggcgtgcaaaatccttgaaatccattctgcagtaagcatatagccatggcaaaaagaaaacaaggcaatttaattaattttggttttactaagaaattgtgtagcaaTGACGTTAATAGCGcgactaattcacctgttgcaaacctcccaccggggtgacaacgcaagaagctgaagaaataatgtcctctctggctgaagatggtcctaaccctcttgctcctctctctcccgttaaattggaacaggcAGCAGTGGAACAgcagcttggggtgcgtcgctaaggtctaattgaacggaggaattatggtaggctattcttcggtagcctgagtaactttaaccgttgttcatgtgaaatctcaaaaactgcctgatgctttgtttatagactatttgtggctggttgtttgctatttga
It encodes the following:
- the cd99l2 gene encoding CD99 antigen-like protein 2, with translation MANRSLWSLCLLLALLLPLEVLSQDFDLSDALDNDDDSGPPTPPPKPAKPAEPAGGTGGDFNLEDGVDVVGTTTTTTTKVPPKVVPKAPTGTKAPVKPKPKPAADDFDLADALDPNNDIGGKDKNKGQGGGFTDDDLLDVGKDDTYKPDKGKGGRPSGDDQINQYDDNNETTAEVGTIAGIASAVAMALVGAITSYISYQKKKLCFSIQQSLNTDMVKAENPEAVVATEPQVQQTLLEPPNAEPPAEENAV